The following are encoded together in the Pseudomonas xantholysinigenes genome:
- the rlmKL gene encoding bifunctional 23S rRNA (guanine(2069)-N(7))-methyltransferase RlmK/23S rRNA (guanine(2445)-N(2))-methyltransferase RlmL, producing MSDRFELYLTCPKGLEGLLAEEARQLGLKEVREHTSAIRGDADMETAYRLCLWSRLANRVLLVLKRFPMKNADDLYDGVHAVDWADHLAADGTLAVEFSGHGSGIDNTHFGALKVKDAIVDKLRNREGLRPSVEKVDPDVRVHLRLDRGEAILSLDLSGHSLHQRGYRLQQGAAPLKENLAAAVLIRAGWPRIAAEGGALADPMCGVGTFLVEAAMIAADMAPNLKRERWGFSAWLGHVPALWRKVHDEAQARAEAGLAKPPLWIRGYEADPRLIQPGRNNVERAGLGDWVKIYQGEVASFEPRPDQNQKGLVISNPPYGERLGDEASLLYLYQNLGERLRQACMGWEAAVFTGAPELGKRMGIRSHKQYAFWNGALPCKLLLFKVQPDQFVTGERRQGPVEAVEGEFRRPQPVASEPARLSEGAQMFANRLQKNFKQLGKWARREKIDCYRVYDADMPEYALAVDLYHDWVHVQEYAAPRSVDPEKAQARLLDALTAIPQALGVDPQRVVLKRRERQSGTRQYERQATEGRFMEVEEGGVKLLVNLTDYLDTGLFLDHRPMRLRIQREAAGKRFLNLFCYTATASVHAAKGGARSTTSVDLSKTYLDWARRNLSLNGFSERNRLEQGDVMAWLQAATESYDLIFIDPPTFSNSKRMEGVFDVQRDHVELLDLAMARLAPGGVLYFSNNFRKFQLDEHLATRYAVEEISAQTLDQDFARNNRIHRAWQLRLK from the coding sequence TCGCCGAGGAGGCCCGCCAACTGGGCCTGAAAGAGGTGCGTGAACACACCTCGGCCATTCGCGGCGATGCCGACATGGAAACCGCCTATCGCCTGTGCCTCTGGTCGCGTCTGGCCAACCGTGTGCTGCTGGTGCTCAAGCGCTTCCCGATGAAGAACGCCGACGATCTGTACGACGGCGTGCACGCGGTCGACTGGGCCGACCACCTGGCTGCCGATGGCACCCTGGCCGTGGAGTTCAGCGGCCACGGCTCGGGCATCGACAACACCCACTTCGGCGCGCTCAAGGTCAAGGACGCCATTGTCGACAAACTGCGCAACCGCGAGGGCCTGCGTCCGTCGGTGGAAAAAGTCGACCCGGATGTGCGCGTGCACCTGCGCCTGGACCGTGGCGAGGCGATCCTGTCCCTGGACCTGTCCGGGCACAGCCTGCACCAACGTGGCTACCGTCTGCAGCAGGGCGCCGCGCCGCTGAAGGAAAACCTGGCGGCGGCGGTGTTGATCCGCGCCGGCTGGCCGCGTATCGCCGCCGAGGGCGGCGCCCTGGCCGACCCGATGTGCGGTGTGGGTACGTTCCTGGTCGAGGCGGCGATGATCGCCGCCGACATGGCCCCCAACCTCAAGCGCGAGCGCTGGGGCTTCAGCGCCTGGCTCGGCCATGTGCCGGCCCTGTGGCGCAAGGTGCACGACGAGGCCCAGGCCCGAGCCGAGGCAGGCCTGGCCAAGCCGCCGTTGTGGATCCGTGGCTACGAGGCCGACCCACGCCTGATCCAGCCGGGGCGCAACAACGTCGAGCGTGCAGGCCTGGGTGACTGGGTGAAGATCTACCAGGGCGAAGTGGCCAGCTTCGAGCCGCGTCCGGACCAGAACCAGAAAGGCCTGGTGATCAGCAACCCGCCCTACGGCGAGCGCCTGGGTGACGAGGCCAGCCTGCTGTACCTCTACCAGAACCTCGGCGAGCGCCTGCGCCAGGCCTGTATGGGCTGGGAGGCGGCGGTATTCACCGGTGCGCCCGAGCTGGGCAAGCGCATGGGGATTCGCAGCCACAAGCAGTACGCCTTCTGGAACGGCGCGCTGCCGTGCAAGTTGCTGCTGTTCAAGGTCCAGCCCGACCAGTTCGTCACCGGCGAGCGCCGCCAGGGTCCTGTCGAGGCGGTGGAAGGTGAGTTTCGTCGTCCGCAGCCGGTGGCCAGCGAGCCAGCACGCCTGTCCGAAGGCGCGCAGATGTTCGCCAACCGCCTGCAGAAGAACTTCAAGCAGTTGGGTAAGTGGGCCCGCCGCGAGAAGATCGATTGCTACCGGGTCTACGATGCCGACATGCCTGAGTACGCCCTGGCGGTCGACCTGTATCACGATTGGGTGCATGTTCAGGAATACGCCGCACCGCGTTCGGTCGATCCGGAAAAAGCCCAGGCGCGCCTGCTCGATGCGCTGACTGCGATCCCACAAGCCTTGGGCGTCGACCCGCAGCGCGTGGTGCTCAAGCGCCGCGAGCGTCAGAGTGGCACCCGTCAGTACGAGCGCCAGGCGACCGAAGGGCGTTTCATGGAAGTCGAGGAGGGCGGCGTCAAGCTGCTGGTCAACCTCACCGACTACCTGGACACCGGGCTGTTCCTCGACCACCGCCCAATGCGCCTGCGCATCCAGCGCGAGGCCGCCGGCAAGCGCTTCCTCAACCTGTTCTGCTACACCGCCACGGCCAGCGTGCACGCAGCCAAGGGCGGCGCGCGCAGCACCACCAGCGTCGACCTGTCCAAGACTTACCTGGACTGGGCGCGGCGTAACCTGTCGCTGAACGGTTTCTCCGAGCGTAACCGCCTGGAGCAGGGCGATGTGATGGCCTGGTTGCAGGCGGCGACAGAGAGCTATGACCTGATCTTCATCGACCCGCCGACTTTCTCCAACTCCAAGCGCATGGAAGGTGTATTCGATGTGCAGCGCGACCATGTCGAGCTGCTTGACCTGGCCATGGCGCGTCTGGCGCCGGGCGGCGTGCTGTATTTCTCCAACAACTTCCGCAAGTTCCAGCTCGACGAGCACCTGGCGACGCGCTATGCGGTGGAGGAAATCAGCGCCCAGACCCTGGACCAGGACTTCGCCCGCAACAACCGCATCCACCGTGCCTGGCAGTTGCGTTTGAAGTAA
- a CDS encoding sensor domain-containing diguanylate cyclase, with translation MSNPGVPAKLPGLLGDELSAWVVALAALVAGCLLSAVLATATHAYHKQQLRQRFELLASERYSRIAERFEEQEQRLDGLRRFFSYSSEITPREFDGYARPLLHRTQAYSWAPRVEAAQREAFEQRASAWLGQPYQIRDRDAQGAWHRAPARDYYYPVLFTQAASRQGQPYGLDLRGQALREATLARALSPGSMAVSAPLDMLSVEPAYTRGLLIVAPVFADTAVADAPPSGYVMALLSLRQLIAESLPTVADDNLVVRILDLSGADGHEVLFDSGNPPAPMDLASNHLLHLADHHYQLDIRASQNFLAANRSSAVTVVSVLGVLLSLMLAALLYSLFNQRQRALGLVARRTAQLRVSEQSLRETHNQLRSVLDAATQVAIIATSLRGVIGTFNAGAERMLGYSADEALGRLTLEDLVQPEELHRRGHALSQRYGREVGAGQAMFAETVQEGAGEPADWTLVRKDGSHLLANMLVTAVLDEQGLWVGYLAICIDVTERRRVHEALAARDRLLEKLSDEVPGGIYQYRLDADGHSCFPYASRGLHDIYEVDLALLHQDAAAVFERIHPDDLERVRRSVRYSAEQLTPWREEYRVCLPRAGLRWVRGEATPELGDHGCTLWHGYLTDITDLKRVEEELRTLSVTDALTGIHNRRYFQERLRGELDRAQRDGLDLAVIMLDIDHFKRINDQFGHAVGDHVLRSLCQRIGHRLRRTDVFCRLGGEEFMVLCPGSNAGQARVLAMELWQGVRSVPVEGVGRVTASFGVAGWRPGEGADALLLRADAGVYTAKQAGRDRVEGEVP, from the coding sequence ATGTCGAACCCAGGCGTACCTGCGAAGCTGCCGGGCCTGCTCGGCGACGAGCTGTCGGCCTGGGTTGTGGCCTTGGCGGCGCTGGTCGCCGGGTGCCTGCTCAGCGCCGTGCTGGCCACCGCCACCCACGCCTACCACAAGCAGCAGTTGCGCCAGCGCTTCGAGCTGCTGGCCAGTGAGCGCTATAGCCGTATCGCCGAACGGTTCGAGGAACAGGAGCAGCGCCTGGACGGCTTGCGCCGCTTCTTCAGCTATTCCAGCGAGATCACCCCCCGCGAATTCGACGGCTATGCCCGGCCCTTGCTGCATCGCACCCAGGCCTATTCGTGGGCGCCGCGGGTCGAGGCCGCGCAGCGCGAAGCCTTCGAGCAGCGTGCCAGTGCCTGGCTTGGGCAGCCCTACCAGATCCGCGATCGCGATGCCCAGGGCGCTTGGCATCGAGCGCCCGCGCGCGACTACTACTATCCGGTGCTGTTCACCCAGGCGGCGAGCAGGCAGGGTCAGCCCTATGGCCTGGACCTGCGCGGCCAAGCGCTGCGCGAGGCGACCCTGGCCAGGGCCTTGAGCCCTGGCAGCATGGCGGTGTCCGCGCCGTTGGACATGCTCAGCGTCGAACCGGCCTATACTCGCGGCCTGCTGATCGTCGCTCCGGTGTTCGCCGATACGGCGGTCGCCGACGCGCCGCCCAGTGGCTATGTCATGGCGTTGCTGAGCCTGCGCCAACTGATCGCTGAAAGCCTGCCCACCGTGGCCGACGATAATCTGGTGGTGCGCATCCTCGACCTGTCCGGCGCGGATGGGCATGAGGTGCTGTTCGACTCGGGCAATCCGCCAGCGCCCATGGACCTGGCCAGCAACCACCTGTTGCATCTGGCCGATCATCACTACCAATTGGATATCCGCGCCAGCCAGAACTTCCTCGCGGCCAACCGCTCCTCGGCAGTGACGGTGGTCAGTGTGCTGGGCGTTCTGCTCAGCCTGATGTTGGCAGCCTTGCTGTACAGCCTGTTCAACCAGCGCCAGCGCGCCTTGGGGCTGGTCGCCCGGCGCACGGCGCAACTGCGGGTCAGTGAGCAGTCGTTGCGAGAGACCCACAATCAGCTGCGCAGCGTGCTCGATGCCGCGACCCAGGTGGCGATCATCGCCACCAGCCTGCGTGGGGTGATCGGCACCTTCAACGCTGGCGCCGAACGCATGCTGGGCTATTCAGCCGACGAGGCCCTGGGTCGCCTGACCCTGGAGGACCTGGTGCAGCCCGAGGAGCTGCATCGGCGCGGCCATGCCTTGAGCCAGCGCTACGGTCGCGAGGTCGGTGCCGGGCAGGCGATGTTCGCCGAAACGGTGCAAGAGGGCGCGGGCGAGCCGGCCGATTGGACCCTGGTGCGCAAGGATGGCAGCCACTTGCTGGCCAACATGCTGGTGACGGCGGTGCTCGACGAGCAGGGCTTGTGGGTGGGCTACCTGGCGATCTGTATCGACGTTACCGAGCGTCGTCGGGTGCATGAGGCGCTGGCGGCGCGTGATCGCCTGCTGGAAAAGCTCAGCGACGAGGTGCCGGGGGGGATTTATCAGTACCGCCTGGATGCTGACGGTCATTCCTGTTTCCCCTACGCCAGCCGGGGTTTGCACGATATCTACGAGGTCGACCTGGCGTTGCTGCACCAGGACGCCGCGGCGGTATTCGAGCGCATTCATCCCGACGACCTGGAGCGGGTGCGGCGCTCGGTGCGTTATTCCGCCGAGCAGTTGACGCCCTGGCGGGAGGAGTATCGGGTGTGCCTGCCACGTGCCGGGCTGCGCTGGGTGCGGGGCGAGGCGACGCCAGAGCTCGGTGACCATGGCTGCACGCTCTGGCACGGCTATCTCACCGATATTACCGACCTCAAGCGGGTGGAAGAGGAATTGCGCACCTTGTCGGTCACCGATGCCCTGACAGGCATCCACAATCGTCGGTATTTCCAGGAACGCCTGCGCGGCGAGTTGGATCGGGCGCAGCGCGATGGGCTGGATTTGGCGGTGATCATGCTGGACATCGATCATTTCAAACGGATCAACGACCAGTTCGGCCACGCGGTGGGGGACCATGTGCTACGCAGTCTGTGCCAGCGGATCGGCCACCGGCTGCGGCGCACGGATGTGTTCTGCCGCTTGGGCGGCGAGGAGTTCATGGTGCTGTGCCCCGGGAGCAACGCCGGGCAGGCGCGGGTGTTGGCGATGGAGCTGTGGCAGGGGGTACGTAGCGTGCCGGTGGAGGGTGTCGGGCGGGTGACGGCGAGCTTTGGTGTAGCGGGGTGGCGGCCCGGAGAGGGCGCCGATGCGCTGCTGTTGCGAGCGGATGCGGGGGTCTACACAGCCAAGCAGGCGGGGCGGGATCGGGTTGAGGGCGAGGTGCCTTGA
- the dacB gene encoding D-alanyl-D-alanine carboxypeptidase/D-alanyl-D-alanine endopeptidase: MIKTLRPLLLAGLFLPFSLSVQAAAVNTSLPPKVQQALKTNKLQDSALSLVMLPLDGPGTATVFNADVSVNPASTMKLVTTYAALELLGPTFQWKTEFYTDGTLSNGVLNGNLYLKGGGDPKLNMEKLWLLMRDLRANGVRTVTGDLVLDRSHFVQPNLPQFNDDGGDDNKPFLVKPDSLLVNLKALRFVARNDGGKVTVSVEPPIASIRIDNQVKALSGKQCTGEVRYNPVVQPDGVSVTVSGQLADGCNSQTYLALLDHPTYAAGAVRAIWNELGGSIQGRDRFENVPKSARLLARAFSPDLVEVIRDINKYSNNTMAQQLFLSLGAQFRTDADGDDARAAQRVVRQWMAKKGITSPHLVMENGSGLSRAERVSTREMAALLQAAWKSPYAAEFISSMPLVGMDGTMRKRLKRTAMTGEGHIKTGTLNTVRAIAGFSRDSNGHTWAVAAILNDPKPWGASQVLDQVLLDLYRQPKVGNGTVGVMP; the protein is encoded by the coding sequence ATGATCAAGACGCTCCGCCCACTACTGCTCGCCGGCCTGTTCCTGCCATTCTCGCTGTCCGTCCAGGCCGCCGCCGTCAACACCAGCCTGCCACCTAAGGTGCAGCAGGCACTCAAGACCAACAAACTGCAAGACTCGGCCCTGTCCCTGGTGATGCTGCCACTTGACGGGCCGGGCACCGCGACCGTGTTCAACGCCGATGTGTCGGTGAACCCTGCCTCGACCATGAAGCTGGTGACCACCTACGCTGCGCTGGAGCTGCTGGGGCCGACCTTCCAATGGAAGACCGAGTTCTACACCGACGGCACCCTGAGCAATGGCGTGCTCAACGGCAACCTCTACCTCAAGGGCGGCGGCGATCCCAAGCTGAACATGGAAAAACTCTGGTTGCTGATGCGCGACCTGCGCGCCAACGGCGTGCGTACCGTGACCGGCGACCTGGTGCTGGACCGCAGTCATTTCGTGCAACCCAACCTGCCACAGTTCAATGACGATGGCGGCGACGACAACAAGCCGTTCCTGGTCAAGCCGGATTCGCTGCTGGTCAACCTCAAGGCCCTGCGCTTCGTTGCCCGCAACGACGGCGGCAAGGTGACGGTCTCGGTCGAGCCACCGATCGCCAGCATCCGCATCGACAACCAGGTGAAGGCGTTGTCGGGCAAGCAATGCACCGGTGAGGTCCGCTACAACCCCGTGGTGCAGCCCGATGGCGTCAGCGTGACCGTCAGCGGACAACTGGCCGATGGCTGTAACTCGCAGACCTACCTGGCGCTGCTCGACCACCCGACCTACGCCGCTGGCGCGGTGCGCGCCATCTGGAACGAGCTGGGCGGCAGCATCCAGGGCCGCGACCGCTTCGAGAACGTGCCCAAGAGCGCGCGCCTGCTGGCTCGGGCCTTCTCGCCGGACCTGGTGGAAGTGATCCGCGACATTAACAAGTACAGCAACAACACCATGGCCCAGCAGCTGTTCCTCAGCCTCGGCGCGCAGTTCCGCACCGACGCCGACGGCGACGATGCCCGCGCCGCCCAGCGCGTGGTACGGCAGTGGATGGCCAAGAAAGGCATCACCTCGCCGCACCTGGTGATGGAGAACGGCTCGGGGCTGTCCCGCGCCGAACGGGTCAGCACCCGGGAAATGGCGGCGTTGCTGCAGGCCGCGTGGAAGAGCCCGTACGCCGCCGAGTTCATCAGTTCGATGCCGCTGGTGGGCATGGACGGCACCATGCGCAAGCGCCTCAAGCGCACGGCCATGACTGGCGAGGGGCATATCAAGACCGGCACCCTGAACACCGTGCGGGCGATTGCCGGATTCAGCCGCGACAGTAATGGCCACACCTGGGCCGTGGCGGCGATCCTCAACGACCCCAAGCCTTGGGGCGCCTCGCAGGTGCTGGATCAGGTATTGCTGGACCTCTACCGGCAGCCGAAGGTGGGTAATGGCACGGTTGGCGTGATGCCCTGA
- a CDS encoding YggL family protein produces the protein MATNRSRRLRKKLCVDEFQELGFELNLGFKEDLSDEAIDAFLDAFLAEAMDANGLDYVGGDDFGLVCKATRGSVSEEQRAAVESWLKGRSELTNIEVSPLLDAWYPEKPINSAS, from the coding sequence ATGGCTACCAACCGTTCCCGTCGTCTGCGCAAGAAACTGTGCGTGGACGAATTCCAGGAGCTGGGTTTTGAACTGAACCTGGGCTTCAAGGAAGACCTGTCCGATGAAGCCATCGATGCCTTCCTCGACGCCTTCCTGGCTGAAGCCATGGATGCCAACGGCCTGGATTATGTCGGCGGCGACGACTTCGGCCTGGTCTGCAAGGCAACCCGTGGTTCGGTCAGCGAAGAGCAGCGTGCGGCTGTCGAATCCTGGCTCAAAGGCCGCAGCGAACTGACCAATATCGAAGTCAGCCCACTGCTGGACGCCTGGTACCCGGAAAAACCGATCAACTCGGCTTCCTGA
- a CDS encoding transporter substrate-binding domain-containing protein, with protein MWRYVYTSLLCLSLGTPLHGACVAPETGRTYTLLSRSSPAVVRPDLSPGQERWLATRRELILGTSAPDYPPFDISTGGREYQGFTADYAGLIGNALGLKVRVVRFPNRPEAVAALKKGQIDLLGSANGYEAATEGLALSRPYAIDQPVLVTREDETRALDTGLEGMRLSMLYHYLPPEEIHASYPKAELLTFESSTQALNAVAFEQADVFIGDTVSTHYLISQGHLPHLRMANFGKHEAVGFSFALRADDPMLRTLIDAALDAQPTATRNDIFKRWSASSGRLLTDRKLQLSPREETWLRNHPVMRVVVNETAAPLTFFDSNGRLRGIVADLLELIRLRTGLRFEIRRASGDGDMLDQLESGRADIIASLSTDTRQGDPLLVSRPYLESAYVLVGHTGTDHPASLKQLKGKRVAVPRDSTVAGLLSTHHPQVHQVATESTYYSMALLSSGAVDAAIATLIDANHMLANSNDLVIRSTVGTEPATFSMATTAMAGELASILDKALLSISPEELGVINSRWRDHGMDDAYWRNYRRIILQVVGVIGILLVVALVWNARLRRQIRQRQRAERALNDQLEFMGALLNGTPHPMYVRDREGRLQSCNDSYLQALGADLDQVIGKCLDDSPVSDDDYTRQVQDDYRQVMAQGRPLILDRPLRLNGRQLTIYHWILPYRDSLGEMQGIIGGWIDISERRALVQDLRLAKQQADDANRAKSTFLATISHEIRTPMNALIGMLELALRRADQGRLDRPALEVAHHSAKDLLGLIGDILDIARIESGHLSLAPEPVDLAALVESVGRVFEGLARHKGLALDVVIADQARCHAMLDPVRFKQVLSNLVSNAIKFTEQGQVRITVDLRHDDASATPTLDLEVRDSGIGIHAHDLQRLFSPFVQANPYSDGARAGTGLGLVISRNLCTMMGGELDLQSLHGVGTRVRLVMPLHCIDPSETVTLLDSDIARPDSHLRILVVDDHPANLLLMAQQLSYLGLGQESASDGRDGLRKWREGCFDVLIIDCNMPLMNGYELARAVRAEERQQGRPPCCLLGYTANAQPEVRQQCLDAGMDDCLLKPIGLQALGQRLTQVAHLSRQCSYCPVSPSPIALAGLSAIVGDNAGDRQRLLGALRQSLREDLETLMLIDPSEDEATLCAQAHKILSAARMLEARSLMQACEALETPGLAVDERKKRRQALARHMRRAEKALARQLRLAEAGEAAH; from the coding sequence ATGTGGAGGTACGTCTATACGTCGCTGCTGTGCCTGAGCCTGGGCACCCCCCTGCATGGCGCTTGTGTCGCCCCCGAAACCGGTCGCACCTACACCCTGCTCAGCCGCTCGTCGCCTGCGGTGGTGCGGCCAGACCTGAGTCCAGGCCAAGAGCGCTGGCTCGCCACACGCCGCGAACTGATACTCGGGACATCGGCCCCCGACTATCCCCCCTTCGACATCTCCACCGGAGGACGTGAGTACCAAGGTTTCACCGCCGACTACGCAGGCCTGATCGGCAATGCCCTGGGGTTGAAGGTACGGGTAGTGCGCTTCCCGAACCGGCCGGAAGCAGTTGCTGCGCTGAAAAAAGGCCAAATCGACCTGCTCGGTAGCGCCAATGGCTATGAAGCTGCCACCGAAGGGCTGGCACTGTCGCGCCCCTATGCCATCGACCAACCTGTACTGGTGACTCGTGAAGACGAGACGCGGGCGCTGGACACCGGCCTGGAAGGCATGCGCCTGAGCATGCTTTATCACTACCTGCCGCCCGAGGAAATCCATGCCAGCTACCCCAAGGCCGAACTGCTGACATTCGAGTCCTCCACCCAGGCACTGAATGCCGTGGCCTTCGAACAAGCCGACGTGTTCATCGGCGACACCGTCTCCACCCACTACTTGATCAGCCAAGGGCATTTGCCTCACCTGCGCATGGCCAACTTTGGCAAACATGAAGCAGTGGGCTTCAGCTTCGCCCTGCGCGCGGACGACCCAATGCTGCGCACGCTGATCGATGCCGCCCTGGACGCCCAGCCCACCGCCACCCGCAACGACATTTTCAAACGTTGGAGCGCCAGCAGCGGCCGCCTGTTGACCGACCGCAAGCTGCAACTGTCGCCACGGGAAGAAACCTGGCTACGCAATCATCCGGTCATGCGCGTGGTGGTCAACGAGACCGCCGCCCCCCTGACCTTCTTCGACAGCAACGGGCGCCTGCGCGGTATCGTCGCCGACCTGCTCGAACTCATCCGCCTACGCACCGGCCTGCGCTTCGAGATTCGCCGCGCCAGCGGTGATGGCGACATGCTCGACCAACTCGAGTCTGGACGCGCCGACATCATCGCCAGCCTTTCCACCGATACCCGCCAGGGCGACCCATTGCTAGTCAGCAGACCCTACCTCGAAAGCGCCTACGTGCTGGTCGGCCATACCGGCACCGACCATCCGGCCAGCCTCAAGCAACTGAAAGGCAAACGTGTCGCCGTGCCCCGCGACAGCACCGTGGCTGGTCTGCTCAGTACCCATCACCCACAGGTCCACCAGGTCGCCACCGAAAGTACCTACTACTCCATGGCCCTGCTCAGCAGCGGCGCGGTGGACGCGGCGATCGCCACCCTGATCGACGCCAACCACATGCTCGCCAACAGCAACGACCTGGTCATCCGCAGCACCGTCGGCACGGAACCGGCGACCTTCTCGATGGCGACTACTGCCATGGCCGGTGAACTGGCCTCGATACTCGACAAGGCGTTGCTGAGCATCTCGCCGGAAGAGCTGGGCGTGATCAACAGCCGCTGGCGCGACCACGGCATGGACGATGCCTACTGGCGCAACTATCGCCGCATCATCCTGCAAGTGGTGGGCGTGATTGGCATCCTACTGGTGGTCGCATTGGTCTGGAACGCCCGGCTGCGCCGTCAGATCAGGCAGCGCCAGCGCGCCGAACGGGCCCTGAACGACCAGTTGGAATTCATGGGCGCGCTGCTCAACGGCACGCCTCACCCCATGTACGTGCGCGACCGCGAAGGCCGCCTGCAGAGCTGCAATGACAGCTACCTTCAGGCCCTGGGCGCCGACCTCGACCAGGTCATCGGCAAGTGTCTCGACGATAGCCCCGTCAGCGATGATGACTACACCCGCCAGGTGCAGGACGACTACCGCCAGGTCATGGCCCAAGGCAGGCCACTGATCCTCGATCGCCCCCTGCGCCTGAATGGCAGGCAACTGACGATCTATCACTGGATCCTGCCCTACCGCGACTCGCTGGGCGAGATGCAAGGCATCATCGGTGGCTGGATCGATATCAGCGAGCGCCGCGCCCTGGTTCAGGACCTGCGCCTGGCCAAGCAACAAGCCGACGACGCCAACCGCGCCAAAAGCACCTTCCTGGCCACCATCAGCCATGAGATCCGCACGCCGATGAACGCCTTGATCGGCATGCTCGAGCTGGCGCTAAGACGTGCTGACCAGGGCCGGCTCGACCGCCCAGCCCTGGAGGTCGCCCATCATTCGGCCAAGGATCTGCTGGGGCTTATCGGCGACATCCTGGATATCGCCCGGATCGAATCCGGGCACCTGTCCCTGGCTCCAGAACCTGTGGACCTGGCAGCATTGGTCGAGTCGGTCGGGCGGGTGTTCGAGGGCCTGGCCCGTCACAAGGGCCTGGCGCTGGATGTGGTGATCGCCGATCAGGCGCGCTGCCATGCGATGCTCGATCCGGTGCGTTTCAAGCAAGTGCTGTCGAACCTGGTAAGCAACGCCATCAAGTTCACCGAACAGGGCCAGGTGCGCATCACCGTCGACCTGCGGCATGACGACGCGTCCGCCACACCGACGCTCGATCTCGAAGTCCGCGACAGCGGCATCGGTATCCATGCGCATGACCTGCAGCGCCTGTTCTCGCCTTTCGTGCAGGCCAACCCCTACAGCGACGGTGCCCGCGCCGGCACCGGGCTGGGCCTGGTCATCAGCCGTAACCTGTGCACCATGATGGGCGGCGAGCTCGACTTGCAGAGCTTGCACGGCGTGGGGACCCGGGTACGCCTGGTGATGCCGCTGCACTGCATCGACCCGAGCGAAACCGTAACGCTGCTCGACAGCGATATCGCCCGCCCCGACTCACACCTGCGCATCCTGGTGGTCGACGACCACCCCGCGAACCTGCTGTTGATGGCCCAACAGTTGAGTTACCTGGGCTTGGGCCAGGAGTCCGCCAGTGATGGCCGCGACGGGCTGCGCAAATGGCGCGAAGGTTGTTTCGACGTGCTGATCATCGACTGCAACATGCCCTTGATGAATGGCTATGAACTGGCCAGGGCGGTGCGCGCCGAGGAACGCCAGCAAGGCCGACCACCTTGCTGCCTGCTCGGTTATACCGCCAATGCCCAGCCCGAGGTGCGCCAGCAATGCCTCGACGCCGGCATGGACGACTGCCTGCTCAAGCCCATCGGTTTGCAAGCCCTCGGTCAGCGCCTCACACAGGTTGCACACCTATCCCGGCAATGCAGCTACTGCCCGGTATCGCCCTCGCCCATCGCGCTCGCCGGCCTGTCGGCCATCGTCGGCGACAATGCCGGCGACCGCCAACGCCTGCTCGGTGCCCTGCGCCAAAGCCTTCGCGAAGACTTGGAAACCCTCATGCTCATTGACCCGAGCGAGGATGAGGCGACGCTTTGCGCGCAGGCGCACAAGATCCTCAGCGCGGCTCGCATGCTGGAGGCAAGGTCATTGATGCAGGCGTGTGAAGCCCTGGAGACGCCCGGTCTAGCCGTGGACGAACGAAAGAAACGCCGTCAGGCGCTGGCGCGGCACATGCGGCGCGCGGAGAAGGCCCTGGCCAGGCAGTTGCGCCTGGCCGAGGCAGGTGAGGCGGCGCACTGA
- a CDS encoding response regulator transcription factor, with translation MQTVFIVDDHPVIRLAIRMLLENQGYAIAGESDNGVDAMQMIRETMPDLVVLDISIPKLDGLEVLSRFQAMATPLKILVLTAQSPALFAVRCMHSGAAGYVCKQEDLSELLSAIKAVLSGYNYFPSQAFSPLPSSSSQELELFRQVNDRELMVLQLFAQGRSNKEIAKGMFLSSKTVSTYKKRLMYKLRANTLVELIEVAKRNALV, from the coding sequence ATGCAAACCGTCTTTATTGTCGATGATCATCCCGTCATTCGCCTGGCCATACGGATGTTGCTGGAAAATCAGGGGTATGCGATCGCAGGTGAATCTGACAATGGTGTGGACGCCATGCAGATGATTCGCGAAACCATGCCAGACCTGGTGGTGCTCGATATCAGTATTCCCAAGCTCGATGGCCTGGAAGTGCTGTCCCGCTTCCAGGCCATGGCCACTCCCCTCAAGATCCTGGTGCTCACGGCGCAGTCACCGGCATTGTTCGCCGTGCGCTGCATGCATTCCGGCGCGGCAGGCTATGTGTGCAAGCAGGAAGACCTCAGCGAACTGCTCAGTGCGATAAAAGCTGTGCTCTCCGGCTACAACTATTTCCCCAGCCAGGCATTTAGCCCACTGCCATCGAGCAGCAGCCAGGAGCTCGAACTGTTCCGCCAGGTCAACGACCGTGAACTCATGGTCCTGCAACTCTTCGCCCAAGGGCGCAGCAACAAGGAAATCGCCAAGGGTATGTTCCTCAGCAGCAAAACCGTCAGTACCTACAAGAAACGCCTGATGTACAAGTTGCGGGCCAATACGTTGGTGGAACTCATCGAAGTCGCCAAGCGCAACGCACTGGTCTGA